The Candidatus Abyssobacteria bacterium SURF_5 genomic interval GCGTCTAAGCGCGTCCAAATTGGTTCCTGAGTGGATTGCTTATATCACAAGAAAATATTGTTGTCAAGATTTTCTCAGGCGGGCGATGCAATTCGGGTTAAAGAACGAAAAAGAAAGGGAAAACCACAAAGGCAGTAAGACAGCAAGAAAAGCTGCTTTGTGCCGTAGTGTCCTGGTGGTTGATTCAGTCTTTACGCGAAGCCATACATGCCTCTGGAGTCGGGCGGACTCAGTCGAATACTCTGCTGAGCGGTTTCAATTGATCGACATTCTTGAAGATAATCCTCAGCACCGTCAGGATTGGAACTGCAAGCAGAATTCCCGGGATGCCCCAAATCCATCCCCAAAAGAGGATTCCGACGAATACGGCGATCGGGTTCATGGTTAACTGGCGTCCCATGATGGATGGCGTGATTACCTGCCCTTCCAGTGAGGTCAAAACGAAAAAGGCGAGCGGCGGAAGGAGTATTCGGAGCCAGTGATCGAATGTCAGCAGAGCAACGGCTCCGAGGACGACAAGAGTGACTGCCGGTCCGACATAAGGCACGAAGTTGACGATAGCCGCTAAAATTCCCCAGAGGACCGGGTTGGGCATGCCCAGAAGCGCCATTGCGATGCCGGTCATTATTCCAAGGCCGAGGTTGACAAGAGCGTACGTCCGCAGGTAAATACCGATCTCGCGCTGGATTTGGCCTGAAATCTTTTCCCATCGTCCTCGTTTCTCGGCGCCGAGTCCTTTAATTACTCGCTCCAGCGTTTGTCGCCCGCAGGCCAGAAGGAAGTAGAGTAAGACGACGATAATGACCGAA includes:
- a CDS encoding AI-2E family transporter — its product is MAKSAGENRSHRQYHFSEQVPLLLLFLAVLYTLYFARTLLLPIAFALFLSILFRPLVNLLNRLKIPDFVGAALVALVLVSAVLIAFYQLSEPATKWLERGPTLRTAIDRKLGSVRETIRGARETTEQIEEIAELEGDRQEVVVKGPSLAKQVLTVTQSTLATSVIIVVLLYFLLACGRQTLERVIKGLGAEKRGRWEKISGQIQREIGIYLRTYALVNLGLGIMTGIAMALLGMPNPVLWGILAAIVNFVPYVGPAVTLVVLGAVALLTFDHWLRILLPPLAFFVLTSLEGQVITPSIMGRQLTMNPIAVFVGILFWGWIWGIPGILLAVPILTVLRIIFKNVDQLKPLSRVFD